TATGGCAGGATTCGATCTATGAGTGCTTGAAAAACGAAAGGCTGCACCAAACCAAGAAGACGCAGAACCACTGATATGACTGCGATTTCGGCAATATGCCCGGTGTACCGGCCTGTTGTCTGGGTAAACCACGAAAAAGCAGCGGGCTTTTCACCCACAGATGGATTTTTCATCTAATATACACTTTTAAATTGCGTCACTGAAAATTTTTGCGTAAATGCAACTCGCGGTCTACCGCAGTTTATTTTTTCAAAGTGTTTTATGGGTGGTTCTAGCGATTCCGGGAATAGCGGCTGGGGAGAAAGAATTGGCGCGGATGTCTTCGATTACGCCGCAACAAGATTAGGTGGCCCCATCGCAGGCGCGGCGGCCCGTGAGGTCGGGGCTGCTGCGGGTCGCGCTGCTGAGGATGCTTGGAATAACAGCATGAACAGCGGCATTCATCCAGACTACGATAATTATACAGCAATGGGTGATTACGGCGGCCAGCCCGGTCAGCGGTACGACTGAAAATTAAGCCAAAACTGAAACAACCATAGCCTCCAATGCTATTCGGAGGCTATGTCCATTTATATCTGGTTATCGTATGTTGAATATAAATAATGATTTACTCCTTAAAATACTTCCTATCATCTGCGCTGACGCTCCTGCGCATGATCTTCATCGATTGCACGGTGCCGATCCTGTTTTTGTTTGCGATGGATTTCATTGCACAAATTGCCAAGGTATTAACGGCTATCATACTCGCTGGATGGAGCTTTGAGACGGTAGTTAATCATCGAATTGGCTACACAGTTGCCATGGCGGCAGCAAAGCTTCCGCTTCTGTCAATATGCCTCAGCCGCCGCTTGGCCATCGTGCAGTCATTTCGCTCCGCCCGATCAATAAAAATAGCCCTAGCAATCGGCGTCTGCCTGCTTGGTGTGAACTTGCTTGCACAACTCGGAGTAAGCGATGTCGGTCTTGAGTTTTCACTAAGCGCAATCCTAAAAATCGTCGCTACTTGCGTTCTTGCGCCTGTTGTCGAGGAGCTGTTCTTTCGCGGCTATCTCTGGGCAAGGCTTCAAGCGCGGGGATACGGCGAGGTTTCGATCATAATCTGCACCGCGCTTCTGTTTGCAGCGATACATTTGCCCGATAACTTCGCTTCGCTCTTCAACTATCTGCGAATGGGCTTCTCCTTCAGCCTTATCCGCTATTTCAGCGGTGGCATCGGGCTGCCCATCTTTTTCCATGCAGCAATGAATTTCATCGTTATCCGTCATATCGGCGTGTGAAGCGGTACAGCGGTAGAGACGCGATGCAGTACCTTTTCCCCGCCCTGAAAAGCATTCCCCGCAATATGCTGACGCTTCTGCGCATGATCTTCATCGATTGCGCGGTGCCGATTGTGTTCATCGTCATCGTTGCGGTTGTCGCCCAAACGCTGGGTGCATTCATGGGTATCATTCTCACCGGCGAGAAGCTGGGGCCCGTGGTCAGCAAGCGCGGCGCGTCCGTAACTGTCGGTGTTGTAGCCTATTCTGCGATGCTGGCCGCGTGCCTGATACGTCTTCAGCCAATCAAACA
The window above is part of the Rhizobium rhizoryzae genome. Proteins encoded here:
- a CDS encoding CPBP family intramembrane glutamic endopeptidase, with product MIYSLKYFLSSALTLLRMIFIDCTVPILFLFAMDFIAQIAKVLTAIILAGWSFETVVNHRIGYTVAMAAAKLPLLSICLSRRLAIVQSFRSARSIKIALAIGVCLLGVNLLAQLGVSDVGLEFSLSAILKIVATCVLAPVVEELFFRGYLWARLQARGYGEVSIIICTALLFAAIHLPDNFASLFNYLRMGFSFSLIRYFSGGIGLPIFFHAAMNFIVIRHIGV